From a single Coturnix japonica isolate 7356 chromosome 25, Coturnix japonica 2.1, whole genome shotgun sequence genomic region:
- the PCP4L1 gene encoding Purkinje cell protein 4-like protein 1 codes for MSARSPDASPPPTEGPGGQQEVKAADPKRPQKEEEEEEEIDIDLNDPETQRAALAIQGRFRRFQKRKKEPGP; via the exons ATGAGTGCG CGCAGCCCCGATgcgtcccccccccccacggaGGGTCCCGGCgggcagcaggaag TTAAAGCTGCcgaccccaaaagaccccaaaaggaagaggaggaagaggaggagatcGACATCGACCTCAACGACCCGGAGACCCAACGGGCGGCTCTGGCCATTCAGGGCCGGTTCCGCCGCTTCCAGAAGCGCAAGAAGGAACCGGGACCCTAA
- the LOC107324551 gene encoding olfactory receptor 14J1-like, whose product MPNSSSISEFLLLPLADTRQLQLLHFWLFLGIYLAAVLGNGLTSTSVACDRCLHTPMYFFLLNLALLDLDCISTTLPKAMANTLWETRAISYAGCSAQLFFFLFFASAEYFLLTIMSYDRYVAICKPLHYRALMDSRACASMAAAAWGTGVLSSLLHITSTFSLPLCQGNVVNQFFFEIPQILKLSCSESNLREVVFLIFSISLVFGCFVFIVVSYVQIFMAVLRMPSEQGRHKAFSTCFPHLAVVSLLLITGFFAYLKPPSISSPLLDLTVALLYAVIPLTLNPIIYSMRNREIKHALRKVLQYARFWLP is encoded by the coding sequence atgcccaacagcagctccatcagtgagttcctcctgctgccgtTGGCAGACACACGgcaactgcagctcctgcacttctgGCTCTTCCTGGGCATCTACCTGGCTGCCGTCCTGGGCAACGGCCTCACCAGCACATCTGTAGCCTGCGACCGCTGCCTGCACACCcccatgtacttcttcctcctcaacctGGCCCTCCTCGACCTGGACTGCATCTCCACCACTCTCCCCAAAGCCATGGCCAACACCCTCTGGGAAACCAGGGCCATCTCCTACGCAGGATGTTCtgcacagctctttttctttctcttcttcgCCTCAGCAGAGTATTTCCTTCTCACCATCATGTCCTATGACCGCTACGTTGCCATCTGCAAGCCCCTGCACTACAGGGCCCtgatggacagcagagcttgtgcctctatggcagcagctgcctggggcacTGGGGTTCTCAGTTCCCTGCTGCACATTACCAGTACgttttcactgcctctctgccaaggCAATGTTGTGAaccagtttttctttgaaatcccCCAGATCCTCAAGCTCTCCTGCTCAGAATCAAATCTCAGGGAAgttgtgtttctcatttttagtATCAGTTTAGTCTTtgggtgctttgttttcatagtggTGTCCTATGTGCAGATcttcatggctgtgctgaggatgccctctgagcagggaaggcacaaagccttctccacaTGTTTCCCTCACCTGGCCGTGGTCTCCCTGCTTCTCATCACTGGCTTTTTTGCCTACCTGAAGCCCCCCTCTATTTCCTCCCCACTCCTGGATCTGACAGTGGCACTTCTGTATGCAGTGATTCCTCTAACACTGAACCCTATTatctacagcatgaggaacagggaGATCAAGCACGCACTCAGGAAGGTGTTGCAATATGCTCGATTCTGGCTTCCCTAA